In a genomic window of Sulfurisphaera tokodaii str. 7:
- the tnpA gene encoding IS200/IS605 family transposase codes for MEYKSTRHVKYLCNYHFVWIPKYRRKVLTGEVAEYTKEVLRTIAEELGCEVLALEVMPDHIHLFVNCPPRYAPSYLANYFKGKSARLILKKFPELKKATNGKLWTRSYFVSTAGNVSSETIKKYIEEQWAKENEED; via the coding sequence GTGGAATACAAATCAACTAGGCATGTAAAGTACCTCTGCAACTACCACTTCGTATGGATACCGAAATACCGTAGGAAAGTACTAACAGGCGAAGTTGCTGAATACACTAAAGAGGTATTAAGAACCATAGCAGAAGAGTTGGGCTGTGAAGTACTAGCCCTAGAAGTAATGCCAGACCATATCCACCTATTCGTTAACTGCCCACCGAGATACGCACCGTCATATTTAGCAAACTACTTCAAAGGAAAATCAGCAAGACTAATACTCAAGAAGTTTCCAGAGCTGAAGAAAGCTACTAACGGGAAGCTATGGACTAGAAGCTACTTCGTATCTACCGCAGGTAACGTATCCAGCGAGACGATAAAGAAGTACATTGAAGAACAGTGGGCGAAAGAGAATGAAGAGGACTAA
- a CDS encoding DNA-3-methyladenine glycosylase family protein has product MRSVDIDDIVPPFNLLYTTWLLKRVKNNKIDEILPDKSYVRVFNRDVIVKVKQIGGIYNPKLRVEIFSSKDDDEEGIIKTLRRVLGLDVDLTNFYNRALDNPYFSSLARKFIGAKPVVFPTLLETVTNVISCQQISLNVCLTLVNKLAEKFGGKVIVDDKQINVFPTVEDLINSKPEELRSLGYSSRKVEYILNAVNALKDKDSFESIKNLKGLGKWSINYILLRGLGRIDVIPTGDVGFRNKAKRFLGIDNIEEILSSVKEYSGMIYYYLLLENLYHEGLL; this is encoded by the coding sequence ATGCGTAGCGTAGATATAGATGATATAGTACCTCCTTTTAATCTGCTTTATACTACTTGGCTTTTAAAGAGAGTGAAAAATAACAAGATAGATGAGATATTACCCGATAAATCTTATGTTAGAGTATTTAACAGGGACGTTATAGTTAAAGTAAAGCAAATAGGCGGAATTTATAACCCTAAGCTCAGAGTTGAGATCTTCAGCAGTAAAGATGATGATGAGGAAGGAATAATTAAAACATTGAGGAGAGTTTTGGGATTAGACGTAGATTTAACAAATTTTTATAATAGAGCCTTAGATAATCCGTATTTTTCTAGTTTAGCGAGAAAATTTATCGGGGCTAAACCAGTAGTTTTTCCTACTCTTCTAGAGACTGTTACTAACGTAATTTCTTGTCAGCAGATATCTCTTAATGTCTGCCTCACTTTAGTCAATAAACTTGCCGAAAAGTTCGGAGGAAAAGTCATTGTAGATGATAAGCAGATTAACGTATTTCCCACTGTTGAGGACTTAATTAATTCTAAACCAGAAGAGCTTAGAAGTTTAGGTTATAGTTCAAGAAAAGTTGAGTATATACTGAACGCAGTGAATGCATTAAAAGATAAGGACAGTTTTGAATCAATTAAAAACTTAAAGGGTTTAGGTAAGTGGTCAATAAACTATATATTGCTAAGAGGGCTAGGGAGGATTGATGTAATTCCCACGGGGGATGTAGGGTTTAGAAATAAGGCTAAAAGATTTTTAGGTATAGACAACATTGAGGAAATACTTTCTTCTGTTAAGGAATATTCCGGGATGATTTATTATTACTTACTTTTGGAAAATCTTTATCATGAAGGACTTTTATAG
- a CDS encoding molybdopterin-dependent oxidoreductase — protein sequence MDEFTLKIYGLVEKNINLTLDDIKALPKVGLTFDFRCVEGWEIKDTQWQGVRVRDLLLLAKPLNNAKYVIFKSGDYTITLSLDKVMEDNVVLAYEYMGKPLTREKGGPIRLVFPSQYCYESVKWLREIELTDIYKEGTGKRIALSRIGKNNA from the coding sequence ATGGATGAATTTACACTTAAGATTTATGGTTTGGTTGAGAAGAACATTAATCTCACGCTTGATGATATTAAGGCATTACCTAAAGTAGGTTTGACTTTCGATTTCAGATGCGTTGAGGGATGGGAAATTAAGGATACACAATGGCAGGGTGTAAGAGTTAGGGATTTGCTTTTACTTGCTAAACCCTTAAATAACGCTAAATATGTAATTTTTAAATCAGGAGATTATACTATAACCTTAAGCTTAGATAAGGTCATGGAAGATAATGTAGTCCTAGCTTATGAGTATATGGGAAAGCCTTTAACGAGGGAGAAAGGAGGACCTATAAGATTAGTATTTCCTTCCCAATATTGTTATGAGAGTGTTAAGTGGTTAAGGGAGATAGAGCTGACCGACATTTATAAAGAGGGAACAGGGAAGAGAATAGCCCTATCTAGAATAGGGAAAAACAATGCGTAG